One window of the Deltaproteobacteria bacterium PRO3 genome contains the following:
- a CDS encoding 1-(5-phosphoribosyl)-5-((5-phosphoribosylamino)methylideneamino)imidazole-4-carboxamide isomerase yields MILFPAIDLKDGKAVRLQQGDYDQVTQYSDDPLALARRFAEEGAKWIHIVDLDAAKAGKPVHRELIARIAREVPARLQVGGGIRSVATAGEYIGDGV; encoded by the coding sequence ATGATCCTATTTCCCGCCATCGACTTGAAAGACGGCAAGGCCGTGCGCCTCCAACAGGGCGACTACGACCAGGTCACCCAGTACTCCGACGACCCGCTCGCCCTGGCCCGGCGCTTCGCCGAGGAGGGCGCGAAGTGGATCCACATCGTCGACTTGGACGCCGCCAAGGCCGGCAAGCCCGTCCACCGCGAGCTGATCGCCCGCATCGCCCGCGAGGTCCCGGCCAGGCTGCAGGTCGGCGGCGGTATCCGCTCGGTGGCGACCGCGGGGGAATATATCGGCGACGGCGTC